From a single Apium graveolens cultivar Ventura chromosome 2, ASM990537v1, whole genome shotgun sequence genomic region:
- the LOC141708535 gene encoding uncharacterized protein LOC141708535 isoform X1 produces MGFTCVFMSLLEVFPQVDPRILRAVAIENSNDADVAVGVVLADIMPSLSNQTGIGSGGSSSDQGPNTAANESHTQVYENGFGKNVSLPERHNAEAGPKDISRPMVDDLFSNILYDTDGSVNSSFLDEEEKSNLDELVRKNHCSVSQVADVDPSPVQIISVNIPESSSKLVTEPVSPVTKVVEPEAGVPSLMVSGKDVTFSEVVDCENVDNILSNISIKELEKGEPNGVKVLFSSEVNDFEDESSMKATVTSRSGQICTTELLEDVIENEKSEKTALRSARDSLFSLISEVQMKENYVQKAREEAAQGGLDTFAKVEDLAKMLQRANEANDMYTGEVNGEKAILASETRDLQSRLQSLSEERVKALAIINEIHQALEVRLLLAEEEIKEAESEKLKKEESALNYLAQEESDMEKVVQESKILEQQAEENSKLREFLMDRGKLVDILQGEISVIFQDVEFVKSKFEQGVLFSKSLSSSQTTSISTFSSSSVIGASFKKLSEVVASPENEKESSSDSDDDQVSNEEVPSTGNKIVDDDDWNLLDAHEFRI; encoded by the exons ATGGGTTTTACTTGTGTTTTTATGTCTTTACTTGAGGTTTTCCCACAG GTTGATCCCAGGATACTAAGAGCTGTTGCTATTGAGAATTCTAATGATGCTGATGTAGCTGTCGGTGTTGTTCTTGCTGACATTATGCCATCTCTTTCCAATCAAACTGGGATTGGGTCCGGTGGATCTTCCTCCGATCAGG GTCCTAATACTGCTGCAAATGAGAGCCATACTCAGGTGTATGAAAATGGTTTTGGTAAGAATGTCAGTTTACCAGAAAGGCATAATGCAGAGGCAGGTCCAAAAGATATCAGCAGACCTATGGTAGATGACCTTTTTAGTAATATTTTATATGATACAGACGGGTCCGTAAATTCTTCATTTCTTGATGAAGAAGAAAAATCAAATTTGGATGAACTTGTACGGAAGAATCACTGTTCTGTGTCACAGGTAGCTGATGTTGATCCATCACCTGTTCAAATTATTTCTGTGAATATTCCGGAAAGCAGCAGTAAGCTTGTAACTGAGCCAGTCTCACCAGTCACCAAAGTTGTGGAACCAGAAGCTGGTGTTCCATCTCTAATGGTTTCAGGGAAAGATGTAACTTTTAGTGAAGTGGTTGATTGTGAAAATGTTGACAATATTTTATCCAATATATCAATCAAAGAATTAGAGAAAGGAGAACCAAATGGCGTAAAAGTCTTATTTTCTAGTGAAGTCAATGATTTTGAGGATGAATCTTCTATGAAGGCTACTGTTACCAGCCGGTCCGGCCAGATTTGTACTACTGAACTTCTTGAGGATGTTATTGAAAATGAAAAATCTGAGAAG ACTGCTTTGCGTTCAGCCAGGGATTCACTTTTTAGCTTGATCAGTGAAGTGCAAATGAAAGAGAATTATGTACAGAAAGCTAGAGAAGAAGCTGCACAAGGGGGTTTGGATACATTTGCTAAGGTGGAAGACCTAGCAAAGATGTTGCAACGCGCAAATGAAGCAAATGACATG TATACTGGTGAAGTTAATGGTGAAAAAGCTATTTTAGCTTCTGAAACGAGGGATCTTCAATCTCGCCTACAAAGCTTGTCAGAGGAAAGGGTCAAAGCTCTTGCAATTATAAATGAG ATACATCAAGCACTTGAGGTACGATTGCTTTTAGCAGAAGAAGAGATCAAAGAAGCAGAGAGTGAAAAGCTAAAGAAGGAAGAGTCTGCCCTGAATTATCTTGCTCAAGAAGAAAGTGACATGGAGAAGGTGGTTCAGGAGTCTAAGATATTGGAGCAACAAGCTGAGGAGAACTCCAAG TTGAGAGAGTTCCTCATGGATCGCGGTAAATTAGTTGATATCCTACA AGGAGAAATATCAGTTATATTTCAAGATGTTGAGTTTGTAAAATCAAAGTTTGAACAAGGAGTTCTCTTCAGCAAATCCTTGTCTTCCAGTCAGACCACCTCCATATCAACCTTTTCAAGTTCATCTGTAATTGGTGCATCATTCAAAAAGTTGTCTGAGGTGGTTGCTTCCCCAGAAAATGAAAAGGAaagttcatcagattcagatgatgatCAGGTTTCAAACGAAGAGGTTCCAAGTACTGGTAACAAAATTGTGGATGACGATGACTGGAATTTGTTGGATGCCCATGAATTCCGTATATAG
- the LOC141708534 gene encoding putative carboxylesterase 7, with translation MSSVVQTVNPPGEMNTETTDILHDFSPFFSVYKNGTLKRHAGSPFMPAPENLNRVRSKDVTVSSDPKVTARIFLPETLTPGQKLPVLMYLHGGGFCIESALSYFYSPYTSSIASSCNAIVVSVDFRLAPEYKIPACYDDSWEGLKWIVSHVSGSGPDQWINEHADFGRVFLAGDSSGANIAHTLATWTVLKGLESGVKISGMFMIHPFFGNGIPNKIWDYCCSDETGVDDPRLNPVANPGLWTKLGCEKVLICTAENDFLSPCGWTYYEALKESQWSGQVEIVETKGAGHVFHLFDPNCEMAGSLMKLVASFINKD, from the coding sequence ATGAGTTCTGTTGTACAAACAGTGAACCCTCCTGGTGAAATGAACACTGAAACCACAGACATTCTTCATGACTTTTCTCCTTTTTTCTCCGTCTACAAAAATGGAACCCTTAAGAGGCATGCCGGCAGCCCATTTATGCCTGCACCTGAAAATCTTAACCGTGTCAGATCGAAAGATGTTACGGTTTCATCTGATCCTAAAGTCACTGCTCGTATATTCTTGCCAGAGACTTTGACACCGGGACAGAAACTCCCTGTGTTGATGTACCTTCATGGAGGCGGATTCTGTATTGAATCCGCCTTATCGTATTTTTACAGTCCTTATACTTCGTCTATTGCTTCAAGTTGTAATGCGATCGTTGTTTCAGTTGATTTCCGACTTGCGCCGGAGTATAAAATCCCGGCATGTTACGATGATTCATGGGAAGGGTTGAAATGGATTGTTTCCCATGTATCCGGGTCGGGTCCTGACCAGTGGATAAATGAGCATGCTGATTTCGGGCGGGTATTTTTGGCGGGTGATAGTTCCGGGGCAAATATTGCACATACACTGGCTACTTGGACCGTGTTGAAAGGACTCGAGTCGGGTGTTAAGATTTCGGGTATGTTTATGATCCATCCGTTTTTCGGGAATGGAATACCCAATAAAATATGGGATTATTGTTGCTCCGATGAAACGGGTGTCGATGACCCGAGGTTGAACCCGGTAGCGAATCCGGGTTTATGGACAAAGCTTGGTTGCGAGAAAGTGTTGATCTGTACGGCTGAGAATGATTTTTTGAGTCCATGCGGTTGGACATACTACGAGGCTTTGAAGGAAAGTCAGTGGAGCGGACAAGTTGAAATTGTAGAGACAAAAGGGGCGGGTCATGTGTTTCATTTGTTCGACCCGAATTGTGAAATGGCCGGGTCACTCATGAAATTGGTAGCATCTTTTATTAATAAGGACTAG
- the LOC141708535 gene encoding uncharacterized protein LOC141708535 isoform X2: MGFTCVFMSLLEVFPQVDPRILRAVAIENSNDADVAVGVVLADIMPSLSNQTGIGSGGSSSDQGPNTAANESHTQVYENGFGKNVSLPERHNAEAGPKDISRPMVADVDPSPVQIISVNIPESSSKLVTEPVSPVTKVVEPEAGVPSLMVSGKDVTFSEVVDCENVDNILSNISIKELEKGEPNGVKVLFSSEVNDFEDESSMKATVTSRSGQICTTELLEDVIENEKSEKTALRSARDSLFSLISEVQMKENYVQKAREEAAQGGLDTFAKVEDLAKMLQRANEANDMYTGEVNGEKAILASETRDLQSRLQSLSEERVKALAIINEIHQALEVRLLLAEEEIKEAESEKLKKEESALNYLAQEESDMEKVVQESKILEQQAEENSKLREFLMDRGKLVDILQGEISVIFQDVEFVKSKFEQGVLFSKSLSSSQTTSISTFSSSSVIGASFKKLSEVVASPENEKESSSDSDDDQVSNEEVPSTGNKIVDDDDWNLLDAHEFRI; this comes from the exons ATGGGTTTTACTTGTGTTTTTATGTCTTTACTTGAGGTTTTCCCACAG GTTGATCCCAGGATACTAAGAGCTGTTGCTATTGAGAATTCTAATGATGCTGATGTAGCTGTCGGTGTTGTTCTTGCTGACATTATGCCATCTCTTTCCAATCAAACTGGGATTGGGTCCGGTGGATCTTCCTCCGATCAGG GTCCTAATACTGCTGCAAATGAGAGCCATACTCAGGTGTATGAAAATGGTTTTGGTAAGAATGTCAGTTTACCAGAAAGGCATAATGCAGAGGCAGGTCCAAAAGATATCAGCAGACCTATG GTAGCTGATGTTGATCCATCACCTGTTCAAATTATTTCTGTGAATATTCCGGAAAGCAGCAGTAAGCTTGTAACTGAGCCAGTCTCACCAGTCACCAAAGTTGTGGAACCAGAAGCTGGTGTTCCATCTCTAATGGTTTCAGGGAAAGATGTAACTTTTAGTGAAGTGGTTGATTGTGAAAATGTTGACAATATTTTATCCAATATATCAATCAAAGAATTAGAGAAAGGAGAACCAAATGGCGTAAAAGTCTTATTTTCTAGTGAAGTCAATGATTTTGAGGATGAATCTTCTATGAAGGCTACTGTTACCAGCCGGTCCGGCCAGATTTGTACTACTGAACTTCTTGAGGATGTTATTGAAAATGAAAAATCTGAGAAG ACTGCTTTGCGTTCAGCCAGGGATTCACTTTTTAGCTTGATCAGTGAAGTGCAAATGAAAGAGAATTATGTACAGAAAGCTAGAGAAGAAGCTGCACAAGGGGGTTTGGATACATTTGCTAAGGTGGAAGACCTAGCAAAGATGTTGCAACGCGCAAATGAAGCAAATGACATG TATACTGGTGAAGTTAATGGTGAAAAAGCTATTTTAGCTTCTGAAACGAGGGATCTTCAATCTCGCCTACAAAGCTTGTCAGAGGAAAGGGTCAAAGCTCTTGCAATTATAAATGAG ATACATCAAGCACTTGAGGTACGATTGCTTTTAGCAGAAGAAGAGATCAAAGAAGCAGAGAGTGAAAAGCTAAAGAAGGAAGAGTCTGCCCTGAATTATCTTGCTCAAGAAGAAAGTGACATGGAGAAGGTGGTTCAGGAGTCTAAGATATTGGAGCAACAAGCTGAGGAGAACTCCAAG TTGAGAGAGTTCCTCATGGATCGCGGTAAATTAGTTGATATCCTACA AGGAGAAATATCAGTTATATTTCAAGATGTTGAGTTTGTAAAATCAAAGTTTGAACAAGGAGTTCTCTTCAGCAAATCCTTGTCTTCCAGTCAGACCACCTCCATATCAACCTTTTCAAGTTCATCTGTAATTGGTGCATCATTCAAAAAGTTGTCTGAGGTGGTTGCTTCCCCAGAAAATGAAAAGGAaagttcatcagattcagatgatgatCAGGTTTCAAACGAAGAGGTTCCAAGTACTGGTAACAAAATTGTGGATGACGATGACTGGAATTTGTTGGATGCCCATGAATTCCGTATATAG